One genomic segment of Strix aluco isolate bStrAlu1 chromosome 7, bStrAlu1.hap1, whole genome shotgun sequence includes these proteins:
- the TNKS2 gene encoding poly [ADP-ribose] polymerase tankyrase-2 isoform X2, which yields MAGRRCAGGAAALAEAPGCGVAAEPARELFEACRNGDVERVKRLVRPENVNSRDTAGRKSSPLHFAAGFGRKDVVEYLLQSGANVHARDDGGLIPLHNACSFGHAEVVNLLLRHGADPNARDNWNYTPLHEAAIKGKTDVCIVLLQHGAEPTIRNTDGRTALDLADPSAKAVLTGEYKKDELLESARSGNEEKMMSLLTPLNVNCHASDGRKSTPLHLAAGYNRVKIVQLLLQHGADVHAKDKGDLVPLHNACSYGHYEVTELLVKHGACVNAMDLWQFTPLHEAASKNRVEVCSLLLSYGADPTLLNCHNKSTIDLAPTPQLKERLAYEFKGHSLLQAARESDVARIKKHLSLETVNFKHPQTHETALHCAAASPYPKRKQVCELLLRKGANINEKTKDFLTPLHVASEKAHNDVVEVVVKHEAKVNALDNLGQTSLHRAAHCGHLQTCRLLLSSGCDPSIVSLQGFTALQMGTESVQQLLQEGIPLGNSDADRQLLEAAKAGDVDTVKKLCTVQSVNCRDIEGRQSTPLHFAAGYNRVSVVEYLLQHGADVHAKDKGGLVPLHNACSYGHYEVAELLVKHGAVVNVADLWKFTPLHEAAAKGKYEICKLLLQHGADPTKKNRDGNTPLDLVKDGDTDIQDLLRGDAALLDAAKKGCLARVKKLCSPDNVNCRDTQGRHSTPLHLAAGYNNLEVAEYLLQHGADVNAQDKGGLIPLHNAASYGHVDVAALLIKYNACVNATDKWAFTPLHEAAQKGRTQLCALLLAHGADPTLKNQEGQTPLDLVTADDVSALLTAAMPPSALPTCYKPQVISVSQTTGSTADSLSSVPSSPSSLSAASSLDNLSGSFSELPSVVGTNSTEGATVLEKKEVSGVDFSINQFVRNLGLEHLIDIFEREQITLDVLVEMGHKELKEIGINAYGHRHKIIKGVERLISGQQGLNPYLTLNTSGSGTILIDLSTEDKEFQSVEEEMQSTVREHRDGGHAGGVFNRYNILKIQKVCNKKLWERYTHRRKEVSEENHNHANERMLFHGSPFVNAIIHKGFDERHAYIGGMFGAGIYFAENSSKSNQYVYGIGGGTGCPIHKDRSCYVCHRQLLFCRVTLGKSFLQFSAMKMAHSPPGHHSVTGRPSVNGLALAEYVIYRGEQVTT from the exons ATGGCGGGGCGGCGGTgcgcgggcggggcggccgcctTGGCTGAGGCGCCGGGCTGCGGCGTGGCGGCGGAGCCGGCTCGGGAGCTCTTCGAGGCCTGCAGGAACGGGGACGTGGAGCGGGTCAAGCGGCTGGTGCGGCCCGAGAACGTGAACAGCCGGGACACGGCGGGCAGGAAGTCCAGCCCGCTGCACTTCGCCGCAG GTTTTGGTCGGAAGGATGTAGTTGAATATTTACTTCAAAGTGGTGCCAATGTTCACGCGCGAGATGATGGAGGCCTTATTCCTCTTCACAACGCTTGCTCCTTTGGTCATGCTGAAGTTGTCAATCTTCTCTTGCGGCATGGTGCAGATCCTAATGCTCGGGATAATTGGAATTACACTCCCCTTCATGAAGCTGCCATTAAGGGCAAAACAGATGTCTGCATTG TACTGCTGCAGCATGGTGCTGAACCAACCATCCGGAACACAGATGGAAGAACAGCTTTGGATTTAGCAGACCCGTCTGCAAAAGCAGTGCTGACTG GTGAATACAAGAAAGATGAACTCTTAGAAAGTGCCAG gagtggaaatgaagaaaagatgATGTCTCTTCTTACACCGTTAAATGTTAACTGTCATGCAAGTGACGGCAGGAag TCTACTCCTTTACATTTAGCAGCTGGGTACAACCGTGTAAAAATAGTACAGCTCTTACTGCAACATGGTGCTGACGTACATGCTAAGGATAAAGG AGATTTGGTGCCACTTCACAATGCCTGTTCCTATGGTCATTATGAAGTAACAGAGCTTCTAGTAAAG CATGGAGCATGTGTGAATGCAATGGATCTGTGGCAATTCACCCCTCTGCATGAAGCAGCTTCTAAGAACAGGGTGGAAGTATGTTCTCTTTTGTTAAGTTATGGTGCTGACCCAACACTGTTGAACTGTCACAACAAAAGCACCATTGATTTGGCTCCAACACCCCAATTAAAAGAACGATTAGCAT atgaattCAAAGGTCACTCGCTGCTACAGGCTGCAAGAGAATCAGATGTTGCTCGTATAAAGAAACATCTTTCTTTGGAGACAGTGAACTTCAAGCATCCTCAAACACATGAGACAGCATTG cactgtgctgctgcatCTCCATATCCTAAGAGAAAACAAGTATGTGAATTGCTGCTGAGGAAAGGAGCCAACatcaatgaaaaaacaaaaga cttcttgACTCCTCTGCATGTGGCATCAGAAAAGGCTCATAATGATGTTGTTGAAGTAGTTGTGAAACATGAAGCTAAG GTTAATGCATTAGATAATCTTGGCCAGACCTCTCTTCATAGAGCGGCACATTGTGGTCATCTTCAGACATGCAGGTTGCTGTTGAGTTCTGGGTGTGATCCTTCCATTGTGTCTCTGCAGGGCTTTACAGCCTTACAAATGGGGACTGAAAGTGTGCAACAGCTACTACAAG aaggtaTCCCATTAGGTAATTCCGATGCAGATCGACAGTTGCTGGAGGCTGCAAAGGCTGGAGATGTGGATACTGTAAAA AAACTATGTACAGTTCAAAGTGTGAACTGCAGAGATATTGAAGGACGTCAGTCTACACCACTTCATTTTGCAGCTGGATATAATAGGGTATCCGTTGTTGAATATCTTCTTCAGCATGGAGCTGATGTGCATGCAAAAGATAAGGG AGGACTTGTCCCTTTACATAATGCTTGCTCATATGGTCACTATGAAGTTGCAGAACTGCTGGTTAAGCATGGTGCAGTTGTCAATGTAGCTGACTTGTGGAAATTTACTCCCTTGCACGAAgctgcagcaaaaggaaaatacgAGATTTGCAAACTCCTGTTACAG CATGGAGCTGACCCTACAAAGAAGAACAGAGATGGAAATACTCCTCTAGACCTTGTTAAAGATGGTGATACTGATATACAAGACCTACTTAGAGGAGACGCAGCTCTATTAGATGCTGCAAAGAAAGGTTGTTTGGCCCGAGTAAAAAAGCTGTGTTCACCTGACAATGTCAACTGTCGGGACACGCAAGGACGGCATTCAACACCGCTACATTTAGCAG CTGGTTACAACAATTTGGAGGTTGCAGAGTACCTGCTACAGCATGGAGCAGATGTGAATGCACAGGATAAAGGAGGTTTGATTCCTCTGCATAATGCAGCATCTTATGGG CATGTTGATGTAGCAGCTTTACTTATAAAGTATAATGCATGTGTGAATGCTACAGACAAATGGGCTTTCACACCTCTGCATGAAGCAGCCCAGAAAGGAAGGACACAGCTTTGTGCCTTGTTACTGGCACATGGGGCTGATCCAACTCTGAAAAACCAAGAAGGACAAACACCATTGGACCTGGTCACT GCAGATGACGTCAGCGCATTATTGACAGCAGCAATGCCTCCTTCTGCCTTACCGACTTGCTACAAACCTCAGGTTATAAGTGTGTCTCAGACTACAGGTTCTACAGCTGATTCCCTGTCTTCTGTTCCATCCAGTCCATCAAGTCTATCTGCTGCAAGTAGTCTTGACAACTTGTCTGGTAGTTTTTCTGAACTTCCTTCTGTTGTTGGTACAAACAGCACAGAGGGAGCTACTGttctggagaaaaaagaag TTTCAGGTGTAGATTTTAGCATAAATCAGTTTGTGCGGAACCTTGGCCTTGAACATCTAATTGACATATTTGAGAGAGAACAG aTAACACTGGATGTATTGGTTGAAATGGGACACAAAGAATTGAAGGAAATTGGAATTAATGCTTATGGCCATAGGCATAAAATCATTAAAGGAGTTGAAAGACTCATTTCTGGACAGCAAG GACTTAACCCGTACCTGACTCTAAATACTTCTGGTAGTGGAACTATTCTCATAGATCTTTCCACTGAAGATAAGGAATTTCAATCAGTAGAAGAAGAG ATGCAGAGTACTGTCCGAGAGCACAGAGATGGAGGACATGCTGGCGGAGTCTTCAATAGATACAACATCTTAAAG ATTCAGAAAGTGTGCAACAAAAAACTATGGGAAAGATATACTCACAGGAGGAAAGAGGTCTCTGAAGAGAATCATAACCATGCTAATGAAAGGATGCTGTTTCATG GTTCCCCATTTGTGAATGCAATCATTCACAAAGGCTTTGATGAGAGACACGCCTATATAGGTGGCATGTTTGGAGCTGggatttattttgctgaaaattcTTCCAAAAGCAATCAATATGTATATGGAATTGGAGGTGGCACTGGATGTCCAATTCACAAAGATAGATCTTGTTATGTTTGCCACAG GCAATTGCTGTTTTGTCGTGTAACGCTGGGGAAGTCTTTCCTGCAGTTCAGTGCTATGAAAATGGCTCATTCTCCCCCAGGACACCACTCAGTTACTGGGCGACCCAGTGTAAATGGATTGGCATTGGCAGAATATGTCATTTACCGAGGGGAGCAG
- the TNKS2 gene encoding poly [ADP-ribose] polymerase tankyrase-2 isoform X3, with product MAGRRCAGGAAALAEAPGCGVAAEPARELFEACRNGDVERVKRLVRPENVNSRDTAGRKSSPLHFAAGFGRKDVVEYLLQSGANVHARDDGGLIPLHNACSFGHAEVVNLLLRHGADPNARDNWNYTPLHEAAIKGKTDVCIVLLQHGAEPTIRNTDGRTALDLADPSAKAVLTGEYKKDELLESARSGNEEKMMSLLTPLNVNCHASDGRKSTPLHLAAGYNRVKIVQLLLQHGADVHAKDKGDLVPLHNACSYGHYEVTELLVKHGACVNAMDLWQFTPLHEAASKNRVEVCSLLLSYGADPTLLNCHNKSTIDLAPTPQLKERLAYEFKGHSLLQAARESDVARIKKHLSLETVNFKHPQTHETALHCAAASPYPKRKQVCELLLRKGANINEKTKDFLTPLHVASEKAHNDVVEVVVKHEAKGFTALQMGTESVQQLLQEGIPLGNSDADRQLLEAAKAGDVDTVKKLCTVQSVNCRDIEGRQSTPLHFAAGYNRVSVVEYLLQHGADVHAKDKGGLVPLHNACSYGHYEVAELLVKHGAVVNVADLWKFTPLHEAAAKGKYEICKLLLQHGADPTKKNRDGNTPLDLVKDGDTDIQDLLRGDAALLDAAKKGCLARVKKLCSPDNVNCRDTQGRHSTPLHLAAGYNNLEVAEYLLQHGADVNAQDKGGLIPLHNAASYGHVDVAALLIKYNACVNATDKWAFTPLHEAAQKGRTQLCALLLAHGADPTLKNQEGQTPLDLVTADDVSALLTAAMPPSALPTCYKPQVISVSQTTGSTADSLSSVPSSPSSLSAASSLDNLSGSFSELPSVVGTNSTEGATVLEKKEVSGVDFSINQFVRNLGLEHLIDIFEREQITLDVLVEMGHKELKEIGINAYGHRHKIIKGVERLISGQQGLNPYLTLNTSGSGTILIDLSTEDKEFQSVEEEMQSTVREHRDGGHAGGVFNRYNILKIQKVCNKKLWERYTHRRKEVSEENHNHANERMLFHGSPFVNAIIHKGFDERHAYIGGMFGAGIYFAENSSKSNQYVYGIGGGTGCPIHKDRSCYVCHRQLLFCRVTLGKSFLQFSAMKMAHSPPGHHSVTGRPSVNGLALAEYVIYRGEQAYPEYLITYQIMKPEATTEA from the exons ATGGCGGGGCGGCGGTgcgcgggcggggcggccgcctTGGCTGAGGCGCCGGGCTGCGGCGTGGCGGCGGAGCCGGCTCGGGAGCTCTTCGAGGCCTGCAGGAACGGGGACGTGGAGCGGGTCAAGCGGCTGGTGCGGCCCGAGAACGTGAACAGCCGGGACACGGCGGGCAGGAAGTCCAGCCCGCTGCACTTCGCCGCAG GTTTTGGTCGGAAGGATGTAGTTGAATATTTACTTCAAAGTGGTGCCAATGTTCACGCGCGAGATGATGGAGGCCTTATTCCTCTTCACAACGCTTGCTCCTTTGGTCATGCTGAAGTTGTCAATCTTCTCTTGCGGCATGGTGCAGATCCTAATGCTCGGGATAATTGGAATTACACTCCCCTTCATGAAGCTGCCATTAAGGGCAAAACAGATGTCTGCATTG TACTGCTGCAGCATGGTGCTGAACCAACCATCCGGAACACAGATGGAAGAACAGCTTTGGATTTAGCAGACCCGTCTGCAAAAGCAGTGCTGACTG GTGAATACAAGAAAGATGAACTCTTAGAAAGTGCCAG gagtggaaatgaagaaaagatgATGTCTCTTCTTACACCGTTAAATGTTAACTGTCATGCAAGTGACGGCAGGAag TCTACTCCTTTACATTTAGCAGCTGGGTACAACCGTGTAAAAATAGTACAGCTCTTACTGCAACATGGTGCTGACGTACATGCTAAGGATAAAGG AGATTTGGTGCCACTTCACAATGCCTGTTCCTATGGTCATTATGAAGTAACAGAGCTTCTAGTAAAG CATGGAGCATGTGTGAATGCAATGGATCTGTGGCAATTCACCCCTCTGCATGAAGCAGCTTCTAAGAACAGGGTGGAAGTATGTTCTCTTTTGTTAAGTTATGGTGCTGACCCAACACTGTTGAACTGTCACAACAAAAGCACCATTGATTTGGCTCCAACACCCCAATTAAAAGAACGATTAGCAT atgaattCAAAGGTCACTCGCTGCTACAGGCTGCAAGAGAATCAGATGTTGCTCGTATAAAGAAACATCTTTCTTTGGAGACAGTGAACTTCAAGCATCCTCAAACACATGAGACAGCATTG cactgtgctgctgcatCTCCATATCCTAAGAGAAAACAAGTATGTGAATTGCTGCTGAGGAAAGGAGCCAACatcaatgaaaaaacaaaaga cttcttgACTCCTCTGCATGTGGCATCAGAAAAGGCTCATAATGATGTTGTTGAAGTAGTTGTGAAACATGAAGCTAAG GGCTTTACAGCCTTACAAATGGGGACTGAAAGTGTGCAACAGCTACTACAAG aaggtaTCCCATTAGGTAATTCCGATGCAGATCGACAGTTGCTGGAGGCTGCAAAGGCTGGAGATGTGGATACTGTAAAA AAACTATGTACAGTTCAAAGTGTGAACTGCAGAGATATTGAAGGACGTCAGTCTACACCACTTCATTTTGCAGCTGGATATAATAGGGTATCCGTTGTTGAATATCTTCTTCAGCATGGAGCTGATGTGCATGCAAAAGATAAGGG AGGACTTGTCCCTTTACATAATGCTTGCTCATATGGTCACTATGAAGTTGCAGAACTGCTGGTTAAGCATGGTGCAGTTGTCAATGTAGCTGACTTGTGGAAATTTACTCCCTTGCACGAAgctgcagcaaaaggaaaatacgAGATTTGCAAACTCCTGTTACAG CATGGAGCTGACCCTACAAAGAAGAACAGAGATGGAAATACTCCTCTAGACCTTGTTAAAGATGGTGATACTGATATACAAGACCTACTTAGAGGAGACGCAGCTCTATTAGATGCTGCAAAGAAAGGTTGTTTGGCCCGAGTAAAAAAGCTGTGTTCACCTGACAATGTCAACTGTCGGGACACGCAAGGACGGCATTCAACACCGCTACATTTAGCAG CTGGTTACAACAATTTGGAGGTTGCAGAGTACCTGCTACAGCATGGAGCAGATGTGAATGCACAGGATAAAGGAGGTTTGATTCCTCTGCATAATGCAGCATCTTATGGG CATGTTGATGTAGCAGCTTTACTTATAAAGTATAATGCATGTGTGAATGCTACAGACAAATGGGCTTTCACACCTCTGCATGAAGCAGCCCAGAAAGGAAGGACACAGCTTTGTGCCTTGTTACTGGCACATGGGGCTGATCCAACTCTGAAAAACCAAGAAGGACAAACACCATTGGACCTGGTCACT GCAGATGACGTCAGCGCATTATTGACAGCAGCAATGCCTCCTTCTGCCTTACCGACTTGCTACAAACCTCAGGTTATAAGTGTGTCTCAGACTACAGGTTCTACAGCTGATTCCCTGTCTTCTGTTCCATCCAGTCCATCAAGTCTATCTGCTGCAAGTAGTCTTGACAACTTGTCTGGTAGTTTTTCTGAACTTCCTTCTGTTGTTGGTACAAACAGCACAGAGGGAGCTACTGttctggagaaaaaagaag TTTCAGGTGTAGATTTTAGCATAAATCAGTTTGTGCGGAACCTTGGCCTTGAACATCTAATTGACATATTTGAGAGAGAACAG aTAACACTGGATGTATTGGTTGAAATGGGACACAAAGAATTGAAGGAAATTGGAATTAATGCTTATGGCCATAGGCATAAAATCATTAAAGGAGTTGAAAGACTCATTTCTGGACAGCAAG GACTTAACCCGTACCTGACTCTAAATACTTCTGGTAGTGGAACTATTCTCATAGATCTTTCCACTGAAGATAAGGAATTTCAATCAGTAGAAGAAGAG ATGCAGAGTACTGTCCGAGAGCACAGAGATGGAGGACATGCTGGCGGAGTCTTCAATAGATACAACATCTTAAAG ATTCAGAAAGTGTGCAACAAAAAACTATGGGAAAGATATACTCACAGGAGGAAAGAGGTCTCTGAAGAGAATCATAACCATGCTAATGAAAGGATGCTGTTTCATG GTTCCCCATTTGTGAATGCAATCATTCACAAAGGCTTTGATGAGAGACACGCCTATATAGGTGGCATGTTTGGAGCTGggatttattttgctgaaaattcTTCCAAAAGCAATCAATATGTATATGGAATTGGAGGTGGCACTGGATGTCCAATTCACAAAGATAGATCTTGTTATGTTTGCCACAG GCAATTGCTGTTTTGTCGTGTAACGCTGGGGAAGTCTTTCCTGCAGTTCAGTGCTATGAAAATGGCTCATTCTCCCCCAGGACACCACTCAGTTACTGGGCGACCCAGTGTAAATGGATTGGCATTGGCAGAATATGTCATTTACCGAGGGGAGCAG GCTTATCCAGAATACTTGATTACTTATCAGATTATGAAACCTGAAGCCACCACTGAAGCTTAA
- the TNKS2 gene encoding poly [ADP-ribose] polymerase tankyrase-2 isoform X1 translates to MAGRRCAGGAAALAEAPGCGVAAEPARELFEACRNGDVERVKRLVRPENVNSRDTAGRKSSPLHFAAGFGRKDVVEYLLQSGANVHARDDGGLIPLHNACSFGHAEVVNLLLRHGADPNARDNWNYTPLHEAAIKGKTDVCIVLLQHGAEPTIRNTDGRTALDLADPSAKAVLTGEYKKDELLESARSGNEEKMMSLLTPLNVNCHASDGRKSTPLHLAAGYNRVKIVQLLLQHGADVHAKDKGDLVPLHNACSYGHYEVTELLVKHGACVNAMDLWQFTPLHEAASKNRVEVCSLLLSYGADPTLLNCHNKSTIDLAPTPQLKERLAYEFKGHSLLQAARESDVARIKKHLSLETVNFKHPQTHETALHCAAASPYPKRKQVCELLLRKGANINEKTKDFLTPLHVASEKAHNDVVEVVVKHEAKVNALDNLGQTSLHRAAHCGHLQTCRLLLSSGCDPSIVSLQGFTALQMGTESVQQLLQEGIPLGNSDADRQLLEAAKAGDVDTVKKLCTVQSVNCRDIEGRQSTPLHFAAGYNRVSVVEYLLQHGADVHAKDKGGLVPLHNACSYGHYEVAELLVKHGAVVNVADLWKFTPLHEAAAKGKYEICKLLLQHGADPTKKNRDGNTPLDLVKDGDTDIQDLLRGDAALLDAAKKGCLARVKKLCSPDNVNCRDTQGRHSTPLHLAAGYNNLEVAEYLLQHGADVNAQDKGGLIPLHNAASYGHVDVAALLIKYNACVNATDKWAFTPLHEAAQKGRTQLCALLLAHGADPTLKNQEGQTPLDLVTADDVSALLTAAMPPSALPTCYKPQVISVSQTTGSTADSLSSVPSSPSSLSAASSLDNLSGSFSELPSVVGTNSTEGATVLEKKEVSGVDFSINQFVRNLGLEHLIDIFEREQITLDVLVEMGHKELKEIGINAYGHRHKIIKGVERLISGQQGLNPYLTLNTSGSGTILIDLSTEDKEFQSVEEEMQSTVREHRDGGHAGGVFNRYNILKIQKVCNKKLWERYTHRRKEVSEENHNHANERMLFHGSPFVNAIIHKGFDERHAYIGGMFGAGIYFAENSSKSNQYVYGIGGGTGCPIHKDRSCYVCHRQLLFCRVTLGKSFLQFSAMKMAHSPPGHHSVTGRPSVNGLALAEYVIYRGEQAYPEYLITYQIMKPEATTEA, encoded by the exons ATGGCGGGGCGGCGGTgcgcgggcggggcggccgcctTGGCTGAGGCGCCGGGCTGCGGCGTGGCGGCGGAGCCGGCTCGGGAGCTCTTCGAGGCCTGCAGGAACGGGGACGTGGAGCGGGTCAAGCGGCTGGTGCGGCCCGAGAACGTGAACAGCCGGGACACGGCGGGCAGGAAGTCCAGCCCGCTGCACTTCGCCGCAG GTTTTGGTCGGAAGGATGTAGTTGAATATTTACTTCAAAGTGGTGCCAATGTTCACGCGCGAGATGATGGAGGCCTTATTCCTCTTCACAACGCTTGCTCCTTTGGTCATGCTGAAGTTGTCAATCTTCTCTTGCGGCATGGTGCAGATCCTAATGCTCGGGATAATTGGAATTACACTCCCCTTCATGAAGCTGCCATTAAGGGCAAAACAGATGTCTGCATTG TACTGCTGCAGCATGGTGCTGAACCAACCATCCGGAACACAGATGGAAGAACAGCTTTGGATTTAGCAGACCCGTCTGCAAAAGCAGTGCTGACTG GTGAATACAAGAAAGATGAACTCTTAGAAAGTGCCAG gagtggaaatgaagaaaagatgATGTCTCTTCTTACACCGTTAAATGTTAACTGTCATGCAAGTGACGGCAGGAag TCTACTCCTTTACATTTAGCAGCTGGGTACAACCGTGTAAAAATAGTACAGCTCTTACTGCAACATGGTGCTGACGTACATGCTAAGGATAAAGG AGATTTGGTGCCACTTCACAATGCCTGTTCCTATGGTCATTATGAAGTAACAGAGCTTCTAGTAAAG CATGGAGCATGTGTGAATGCAATGGATCTGTGGCAATTCACCCCTCTGCATGAAGCAGCTTCTAAGAACAGGGTGGAAGTATGTTCTCTTTTGTTAAGTTATGGTGCTGACCCAACACTGTTGAACTGTCACAACAAAAGCACCATTGATTTGGCTCCAACACCCCAATTAAAAGAACGATTAGCAT atgaattCAAAGGTCACTCGCTGCTACAGGCTGCAAGAGAATCAGATGTTGCTCGTATAAAGAAACATCTTTCTTTGGAGACAGTGAACTTCAAGCATCCTCAAACACATGAGACAGCATTG cactgtgctgctgcatCTCCATATCCTAAGAGAAAACAAGTATGTGAATTGCTGCTGAGGAAAGGAGCCAACatcaatgaaaaaacaaaaga cttcttgACTCCTCTGCATGTGGCATCAGAAAAGGCTCATAATGATGTTGTTGAAGTAGTTGTGAAACATGAAGCTAAG GTTAATGCATTAGATAATCTTGGCCAGACCTCTCTTCATAGAGCGGCACATTGTGGTCATCTTCAGACATGCAGGTTGCTGTTGAGTTCTGGGTGTGATCCTTCCATTGTGTCTCTGCAGGGCTTTACAGCCTTACAAATGGGGACTGAAAGTGTGCAACAGCTACTACAAG aaggtaTCCCATTAGGTAATTCCGATGCAGATCGACAGTTGCTGGAGGCTGCAAAGGCTGGAGATGTGGATACTGTAAAA AAACTATGTACAGTTCAAAGTGTGAACTGCAGAGATATTGAAGGACGTCAGTCTACACCACTTCATTTTGCAGCTGGATATAATAGGGTATCCGTTGTTGAATATCTTCTTCAGCATGGAGCTGATGTGCATGCAAAAGATAAGGG AGGACTTGTCCCTTTACATAATGCTTGCTCATATGGTCACTATGAAGTTGCAGAACTGCTGGTTAAGCATGGTGCAGTTGTCAATGTAGCTGACTTGTGGAAATTTACTCCCTTGCACGAAgctgcagcaaaaggaaaatacgAGATTTGCAAACTCCTGTTACAG CATGGAGCTGACCCTACAAAGAAGAACAGAGATGGAAATACTCCTCTAGACCTTGTTAAAGATGGTGATACTGATATACAAGACCTACTTAGAGGAGACGCAGCTCTATTAGATGCTGCAAAGAAAGGTTGTTTGGCCCGAGTAAAAAAGCTGTGTTCACCTGACAATGTCAACTGTCGGGACACGCAAGGACGGCATTCAACACCGCTACATTTAGCAG CTGGTTACAACAATTTGGAGGTTGCAGAGTACCTGCTACAGCATGGAGCAGATGTGAATGCACAGGATAAAGGAGGTTTGATTCCTCTGCATAATGCAGCATCTTATGGG CATGTTGATGTAGCAGCTTTACTTATAAAGTATAATGCATGTGTGAATGCTACAGACAAATGGGCTTTCACACCTCTGCATGAAGCAGCCCAGAAAGGAAGGACACAGCTTTGTGCCTTGTTACTGGCACATGGGGCTGATCCAACTCTGAAAAACCAAGAAGGACAAACACCATTGGACCTGGTCACT GCAGATGACGTCAGCGCATTATTGACAGCAGCAATGCCTCCTTCTGCCTTACCGACTTGCTACAAACCTCAGGTTATAAGTGTGTCTCAGACTACAGGTTCTACAGCTGATTCCCTGTCTTCTGTTCCATCCAGTCCATCAAGTCTATCTGCTGCAAGTAGTCTTGACAACTTGTCTGGTAGTTTTTCTGAACTTCCTTCTGTTGTTGGTACAAACAGCACAGAGGGAGCTACTGttctggagaaaaaagaag TTTCAGGTGTAGATTTTAGCATAAATCAGTTTGTGCGGAACCTTGGCCTTGAACATCTAATTGACATATTTGAGAGAGAACAG aTAACACTGGATGTATTGGTTGAAATGGGACACAAAGAATTGAAGGAAATTGGAATTAATGCTTATGGCCATAGGCATAAAATCATTAAAGGAGTTGAAAGACTCATTTCTGGACAGCAAG GACTTAACCCGTACCTGACTCTAAATACTTCTGGTAGTGGAACTATTCTCATAGATCTTTCCACTGAAGATAAGGAATTTCAATCAGTAGAAGAAGAG ATGCAGAGTACTGTCCGAGAGCACAGAGATGGAGGACATGCTGGCGGAGTCTTCAATAGATACAACATCTTAAAG ATTCAGAAAGTGTGCAACAAAAAACTATGGGAAAGATATACTCACAGGAGGAAAGAGGTCTCTGAAGAGAATCATAACCATGCTAATGAAAGGATGCTGTTTCATG GTTCCCCATTTGTGAATGCAATCATTCACAAAGGCTTTGATGAGAGACACGCCTATATAGGTGGCATGTTTGGAGCTGggatttattttgctgaaaattcTTCCAAAAGCAATCAATATGTATATGGAATTGGAGGTGGCACTGGATGTCCAATTCACAAAGATAGATCTTGTTATGTTTGCCACAG GCAATTGCTGTTTTGTCGTGTAACGCTGGGGAAGTCTTTCCTGCAGTTCAGTGCTATGAAAATGGCTCATTCTCCCCCAGGACACCACTCAGTTACTGGGCGACCCAGTGTAAATGGATTGGCATTGGCAGAATATGTCATTTACCGAGGGGAGCAG GCTTATCCAGAATACTTGATTACTTATCAGATTATGAAACCTGAAGCCACCACTGAAGCTTAA